The genomic window CCCAAAAAATAGGAAACTATTTTCGGGGATCATCGCTTTTTTTCAATGAGAAATATCTGATTCATCACGTACTCGGTTTTTGCTATTGACTTGATAATTGTTTCTTCAAGTAAAATTTTGTCGTCCCCACAAAAGGCATATCTTCGACCGAAGCAAATACGTCAAAACCGTATTTTTCATAGAATCTTCGTGCCTGATAATCTTGGGTATTGACCGTCATATACAGGCATTGATTTTCCATGGCTTCTTGTTGAACGGCTTCGATCAATCGTGAGCCGATGCTTTCATGACGGTGCGATTGTTCTACACCGAGCAATGAGAGGTGCAAGGTATTCCCAAATAAAGATGCCACTGCTCCTCCGAGCCATTTTTCATCCTTGATGGCACTGATCGAAATTGTCTTCGCTGTTAAGGGTTCATTTCCAGTAAAAGATTGCGTATATTGCTCGTTCAATACTGCAATGATTTTCTTTTCGTTTTTTTCAATATCGCTTTTCTTGATTTCAAACATCATCAAACTCCTTCCTTAACTTCATGATAGAAGAGTAAAAAAAAGCACGAAACAGATGGCTATCTGATCGCGCCTTTTTGCTTTTACTGGTTACTCTCGCTTATTTAAACGTATCTTTTAAGTCTTCTTTTGCACTCGCTGCATCTTCTTTTGCCATCTCAGACAAGATTTTTGCATCTTCGGCAACTGGTTTCGCTTCTTCGATACCTTCTTTGATCGTGCTACCCGCTTGGTCTGCTGTATCTTTGACATCGATCAAGATATCGTCTTTAGCAGATGCCGCAGTGTCGCCTAAGTCAGCAGCAGATTTTTTGAAGCGATCAGATAGATCAGCTGATTGTTCTTTCAATGTAACTAAAATATCTTCAGATTCATCTCCTGCATCTGCTGTAGCGTCTGAAACTGTTTGTTTTACATTGCCAGCTAAGTCGCCAGCTTGTTGTGAAAGATCGTGTGCTTTTTCTTTTGCAATGCTTGTAAATTCAGTTGATTTTTCTTTTGCCATATCTGTATAATCAGAAGCCATATCTAGAAAATCATCTGCTTGTGCTGCTAATTCATCACGTAATTCTTTACCTGATTTTGGTGCAAGTAATAAAGCTGCCACCGCTGCTGCTGTCCCACCAATCACTGCACCTAGTAAAAATCCACCTTTTTTTGCCATGATTATTTTCCTCCTGTCGTGTCTGTTGTTGTTTTTTTATGTTTGAAGAATTTCATTGCAGTACCACCGACTTTTCCGGCAACAGTTGCTTTTGCTGTTGTTTTCCCGATGCCACCGACTTTCGTTACGATGTTTCTACTTGAAGAATTCAATTCTGACACGCTCTCGCTCAAATCAGCGACAGCTGTAAATAAAGGATCGATCGTTGCTACTTTTCCATTGATATCATTCAACAATTCGTTACTTTTTACTAACAAGCCCTCGACTTGCCTCGATAAAAGATCAACATCCTTTGTAACGACTTCGATCGTTGTGTTTGCTTCATTTACGGTTTGTTCCGCTTTTTCAATCGTTTTTGCTAATCGAATCAATACGCGTACTAGAAAGACCACGAGTATCGCAAAAGCAATTGCTGCAATCAAGCCAGCAATTTCTCCAACTGTCATAATCAAGCCCCCTTCTCCTCTTCTTGCTATAAGGATAGCATTTTCGTATTTTTTAAACAAATATAAAATAGCAAAACGCTTCAACTACCTACAGTTTGATCAGCAGCTGAAGCATCTCGCTTGTTTATTTTTTGTCGGTTGCTTGAGAAGTTTCTGTTGGTTTATTTAAAGATGTAGGAGCCTCTGCTGCTAAAGACTTACCTAATGACATGATATATTCTTTTAATGGTCCACCCACTTCTGGATGCGTCAATCCATATTCGATGCTCGTTTTCATAAAGCCAAATTTATCGCCCACATCATAACGTTTTCCAGTAAACTTACGAGCGAAAACGCGTTGTGTTTTATTCAATGTATCGATTGCATCTGTCAATTGGATCTCGTTACCTGCACCTGGTTTTTGTTCTGCTAACACATCAAAAATCTCTGGTGTCAATAAATAGCGTCCAATAATTGCTAAATCACTTGGTGCTTTACTTGGTTCAGGTTTTTCAACAAAATCTTTTACATTGAATAAACCGTCTTCTAATTCTTCTCCTGGATTGATGATCCCATATTTAGACGTATCTTTATGTGGTACTTGCATAACGGCGATCGTTGATGCATGTGTACGCTCGTAGTCATCGATCAATTGTTGTGTCAATGGAATCTCATCTTCCATGATGTCATCGCCTAACATGACAACGAATGGTTCATTCCCGATGAATGCTCTTGCTTGTAAAACAGCATGTCCTAGCCCTTTAGGATGCGATTGACGAATGAAATGAAGATTGACGTCAGTTGTTTCTTCAACTAATTTCAATAATTCAGTTTTTCCTTTTTCGCCTAAGTTCGTTTCCAATTCAATATTTGAGTCAAAATGATCTTCGATTGGACGTTTTGCTTTTCCAGTGACGATCAAGATATCTTCAATTCCTGATTTCAACGCTTCTTCTACGATAAACTGAATCGTTGGTTTATCAACGATCGGTAACATTTCTTTTGCCATCGCTTTTGTTGCAGGTAAAAATCTTGTTCCTAAACCTGCTGCTGGAATAACTGCTTTTTTTACTTTCATTTTTTTCTCTCCCTTAAAAATGTTAGTGAAATTCATTCTCTTGTTTGCCATCGCGCAACATGATTTCTGTTGCTGCTTCATTTATGTTTTTGTGCTCATACAGCACTTCATAAATCGTTTGAGTGATCGGCATCTCGATCCCCATGGTCTCAGCTAATTCTTTAGCTGCTCGTGTGGTCTGCACACCTTCCACGACCATGCCCATATTGTCCAAGACTTCGTTTAACTCATGGCCTTGTCCAAGGAGATTACCAGCACGCCAATTTCTTGAGTGGATACTTGTACAGGTGACGATCAAATCTCCGACACCGCTTAGTCCTATGAAAGTCAGAGGATCCGCGCCCATTGCGACACCTAAGCGGCTGATTTCAGCTAATCCCCTTGTCATGATAGCCGCTTTGGCATTATCACCAAAACCTAGTCCATGGATTGCACCCGCTCCAATAGCAATGATGTTTTTCAAAGCGGCACCCATTTCAACCCCAATAACATCAGGATTCGTATAGATGCGGAAATAATGATTCAAAAACAATGTTTGAACAAATTGAGCAGCTGTTGCTTCTGTACTTGCTGCCGTGATCGTCGTGATATCCCGACGAGCCACTTCTTCAGCGTGACTTGGACCAGATAAGACAGCAATCGCTTGTCTTTTTTCTGCTGGGATCTCTTCTGCTAATATTTCAGAGATCCGCTTGTGTGTGCCTTGTTCCAAGCCTTTACTTGCATGGATGATCACTGGTTTTGTCTGCAATACTTGGACAAGGTCCTGACTGACAGAACGAATCGCTTTGGTTGGTACTACGAACAACACAGCGTCTACATCAGAAACTGCCTCAGCCATGTCTGTATAAGCAATGATCGATTCGGGCAATTGGTGATTTGGCAAATAACGCTCATTGGTATGCTTTTGATTGATTTCAGTGATCTGTGAGGCACGATGCCCCCAGAGTCGAACGTCATGACCATTTTCAGCTAGCACTTGTGCTAATGCTGTTCCCCACGAGCCAGCACCTAAAACCGCTACCCTATATCTCATTTTACCACTCCTGCAAATTTTTTCATTTTTTTCGACTTGGACCTTAGATAATCAATTGATTTTTCCCTAAAGATCGGTCGTAATCCGGTACATTTCCTTTTTTTCGACGTAAAATGAATAGCACGATCGCTCCGATGAAAAGTACAGCGGATAGAAGCTGCGATACTCGAATCACATCAAAGAGGTAAAGACTATCCGTTCTCAGACCTTCGATGAAGAAACGACCAAAACTATACCACATCAAATAAACAAGTGCGACTTCTCCTTTTTTCAAAAGATGGGTTTTCTTTCGTAACAGCAAGAGAATGATCACGCCAACAAGACTCCACAACGATTCATAAAGAAACGTTGGCTGGCGGTAAATGCCATCGATATACATATTGTCGATGATAAAATTTGGCAAGTATAAGCTTTCTAAAAAACTTCTCGTTGTATCTGGGCCGAATGCTTCATGATTCATGAAATTCCCCCAACGTCCGATTGCTTGTGCTAACAAAACACTTGGTGCCGCAACATCTAAGAATGTCCAAATATCAATAAAGTGATATTTGGTATAAAAATATAACGTGATTCCACCAGCGATCAAACCGCCATAAATCGCTAAGCCACCTGAGCGAATATTGAATATCTGGATGGGATTTTCGATATATTGTGGCAAGTCGAATAATATATAATACAAACGCGCTCCGATGATCGAAAGGGGTAATCCCCATAACATAAAGTCAGTGACATCTTCGGCTTTCATTCCAACTCTTACTGCTTCACGGCTGCTTAACCACATGGCAATGATGATGCCTGAAACAATGATCAACGCGTACCAGTAAATAGGGATTCCTAAAAGGTCAAAGGCGACCCGATTGATTTGTGCAACCATGCTTTCACTCCTTGGTATTATTGTCCGCCTGAATTTTCTTCGATCAAACGGCTCAATCTTTCTTCAAATGTTTTCGTTGCATCGAATCCCATTGTTTTTGCACGGAAATTCATCGCAGCAACTTCAATAATGATTGCGACATTTCGTCCGGTTTTCACAGGGATCTTGATTTGTGGAATCCCAACTTCTGCAATTTCAACAGAGGTATCTTCAGAACCTAAACGATCATATTTTTTATCTTTCGCCCAAGCTTCCAAGTAGACAGCTAATTGGACTTGCATCGAACCTCTGACTGCACTAGCTCCAAAAAGATTCATTACATCAATGATCCCGATGCCACGGATCTCAATCAAATGTTCAAGGATCTTTGGTGGTTCACCAATAACGGTCAGTTCATCTTGTTGATAGACATCTACTCGATCATCTGCAATCAAACGATGGCCTCTTTTGATCAACTCTAATGCCGTTTCACTTTTCCCGATGCCACTATCTCCTTGGATCAAGACACCCAACCCATAGACATCGACTAATACACCGTGAACACTTGTCCTAGGTGCTAATCGTCCATCTAAATAACTTGATAGCTCACCTAGCAACCGTGAAGTTGAAATTGGCGAGCGCAAGACTGCCATCCCGTGTTCATTTGCTGCTTGGATCATTTCTTCTGGCGCAGCTAATCCTCTAGAGATGATAAATGCTGGCATATCTTCACTACATAAGCGACGCATGATCATTAAACGCTCTTCTGGCATCATACGTTCTGCGAAGCTGATTTCTTTACTCCCAAATAACTGTAGTCGATCATGAGAATAATAATTAAAATAACCGGTCAATTCCAAACCAGGTCTGGAGATATCACCAGTTACGATGACACGATTTAAACTTTGCTCGTCACCAGTGACGATTTCTAATGATAGTTTTTCTACTAATTGGCTAACTTTTACCATTTCTGCCATTCGTGTACCCTCATTTCTATTAAACTGTTCTCTTTTATTTTATCATTCTATCGAAAAAAGTACTACCAATAAAAAGAACAAAGGATATCCTTTTCATTACACTCGTTTTTTCTATCAGTCGTTAAAGAAGAAAGCGCTATTAAAACTCCACTAAATAATAAGAGGAAGCGACATTTGCCACTTCCTCATTTGTCTTATTCTATGATGATACAATGTTCTTTGCATTGTTTTCTAATGGTTCTTGTCGAAATTCCGTTTACTCACCACGATATTTACGAATGACATGATCACTGCAATCACCAACGCTGAGCCAAATGACGAAAAGCTGAAATTAGCTGCTCCGACAAAGAAGGAGGTCATTTGTAAAATCAGTGCGTTGATAACAAAAGTGAACAAGCCGAAAGTCAATAAAGTAATCGGGATGGAAAAAAACATGATAAACGGTCTGATCAATAGATTCAATACAGAAAGAACAAAACTAGCCACGACTGCCGTCCAAATACTATTTACAAAAATCATATTTGGAAAGATGACTGCCAGAGAGATAAACGTCAGCGTACTAACAACAATACGTTGAAGATAAGACATTAAAAGTCACTCCATTCGTCATCGTTGATTTTCTCTGCCTCTTTTCGTTTATTGGTTTGTTCTCTGTAGTTATTTTTTTGATAATAATCGTTGTCATGTCCATAACGTCGTGAATCTCTTTTTCCTGACGGCACAAGTAAAGCCAACAGAATATATAAAATAATCGGGCTTCCAAATGCAACTAAACTTAAAAATACGTAGATTACACGTACTACTGTTGGGTCAATACCGATATATTCAGCGATCCCTGCTAAAGTACCAGTCAATACGATATTTTTATTTGATTTTGTCAACTTTTTTCTCATTATCTTTCACCTCTGTTCTACTATTTTAATGGAAGAAAACTGGTCTGACAATCTTACTTCAAAAGATTTATTGAATCGTAAATCTTTTTGATTCATATAAGTACGATTTTCGCTTCGAGCTTCCCCTTTTCAGAAAGTCGAAGCGAAAGAAATTATTTATCTGTGTCTTTTAGATAGATGCTACCTGTTGTCGTAGACAATTGGATATTCGCCATTTCATTTTCAGAAAGACGACGGAATTCTAACATTTGATTCGTGCGCTCTTTCTTTTCACGGATCACTTCATAGTCAGAAAGACGACTATTGATACTACCTAGGCTAGTTTTTGCATGTCCGTCCATGCCGATAGTCGTTGGCAATGCAACTTTTACGTTCCCGTTGACTGAGCTTGCTTCGATTTTTTTCAAACGATCTTCTCTTACAGTCAAGCGAACATCGCCATTGACTAATGAAATCGCTAAGTTTTCAGGTGTTGCCCCAAAAGTAACTGTGCCATTGACAGTTTCAATGATGGAATCTAAGATATCGCCATTACGTACGTCAATATTCCCATTTACTCCACCAATCTCAAGCATCGTTGCGGCCATTTGATCAACCACGATATTCCCATTCGTTGATTTCATGTAAATATCTTTGACATCTAAATCTTCAACTTGGATATTACCATTTAGCAATTTGATTGCTGTGTGGTCGTATGTGCGTTTTGGTAAGTAGAAAACTAGATCAGCACGCACGCGTTTGTTCGGGATTTGGAACGAAATGTGTTCATCGTTGACTTCGATCTGGCTACGTTCAGCAAATGCTTCATAAGGCTCAGCACCCATTTTTCCATAAAGCTTGATTTTCGCTTCCACTTTTACGTCTTCGCTATCCCAAGTCTTCACAGTCACGTTTCCGTTTGCTGCTTTGATGTCGATGATACTTGCTTGTGGTGCGCTGTAGTAAAATTCATGCTCGAATTTAGTCGTAGCGATTCCAGGTACACGTAAGCTGACATCTTTCCATTCCATATTGTCATTGACTGTTACAGATACAGTTTGGAAGGTTTTCTTTAAGAATTTACCTAACTGCGTTCCAGCTTCAGTCATTTTCTCGCCAACTTGGTTCAACGTATCGTTGGCTTGTTCTTTCCAATCTTCTGGTAAGTCAAATTTTTCAGAAAACGTATCTTTTTTCTCGTTCCACTGATTTTTACGGATATCTTTCAACTCAGCTTCAAGCTTGATGCGTTCTTCTGATAAAAGATCGCCAGCTTCTTCTAGTTCTTTGATTTCTTGTTCAAGTTGTTGGCGTTGTGCTAACTCTTCTTCAGACAATTGATCTAACTCTTCTTTTGTATTCAATTGCATCAATGTTTCCTGTTTTTCATTGCGTGCAATTTTATTTTCAAAAAGTTTTGCGTTGACTTCATCCAAGTGAGCAGAAGCTTTGTTTGCTTCAGTTGCCAACTCATCTAAGATTTTTTCTAGATTTTCTTGATCTTCTTGTTCTTTTTGTTTTGGATCTGCTTCTACCGTTTCACGTTCAGCTCTGCCATTTTCAAGTTCATCGATCAAGCGACTCGCTTCATCTGTTTCTTTATGATTAGCATGTACACGATCTGCCTCTTTTGCGATTTGCTTTTCGTCTTTTTCAGTTGCCATACTCTCCAATAGGTCTAAGCCTTCTTCTGTTGAAAGGATGCCCTTTTTAACTAGTTCTAAAATACGTTCTCTTTCTTTCATGGAAATTGCCTCCTTATAGCAAAAATTGTTTGCAAGCTTTTCCTTACATACATATTATGCAATGGTTTGAAGAAAAAGTCATAGGACTTAAGTTGTAACTTTCTCTCATTCTTAGGATGATTTTTCTTGCCGAGTGAAAAAAAATGAAGAAATGACTGATGTTATCGGTAAAACAAGGATTGCTGCACTTGTCGTGATCATTACTGTTACATATTCTAAAACGAACGTTTTTTCGTTGATCAATTGTCCAAAAGATAATTCTAGATCGATAAACCATAAAATCAGCGCTAAACAATTTCCCATAAAAGCAAAGACCAATGTCGTCACTGTGGTCGCTAAGATTTTTCTGCCGATCCGCAGACTTGATCTTACTAACTCACGATAGGTTTGTACTGGATTTGCAAGGTATACCTCATAGGTCGCACTGGCGATCGATACACTTGCATCTAAGACTGCCCCGCTCACACTGATCAATAAAATCGCCCGGGTCAATGCGAGAAAATCCAATGACACATGTAAATCAAAACCTGTCAGCTCATCTAATTCGATTCTTGTAAAACCTTGTATCGCCAATTCAGATAAAAGTGGCGTCACGAATAAAAAGACAACTAGAAAGAATACTACACTAACAAATGCTGCTTTCATCTTTAAGTTATAGCCGTTAACAAAAAACAACGTCACACAAGTGATCAATAAAAAGATACCTACAGCACTTGGCAATACTGGCAAACGAAAATGGTAAAGAAGCAATAAGAGAAAAAACAAAAGTACATTGGCAAACAATCCTAAAATCGTATACAGACCATTTTTGCCTCCCACTAAAAAAATCAAAAGCACTAAAAGAAGTGTCAATAATAATAGTACATTCATCGACTCGCCCTCCGATAGTTCAAATGACCTAAGTAACACAAGAGGGAGATCGGAATCGAAAGGACGATTCCCAGACTCCCGCTGATCACCCGTAACAATTCCAACGAAAGATGCAATTCAATTGCATCTCTCAAAGGCCAACCGTTACTAAAGTAAACAAGTAACATGGGGATCGTGCCGCTAATATAAACGAATAGTAAAATATTGGTCATCGAGCCGATCACATCTTGCCCGACCATTTGACCGGACTGCCACAATCGTTTCATGGTTAGGTTTGGCTGTTTGCTCACCAATTCATCCAAAGTCGTCGTGACAGTTACGACCGTATCCAACACACCACCGGTCATTCCGACTAATAAACTAGCCAAAAAAACGGAACGATAAGGTCGAGTCAAGTAGCTCATTTCCTCATAACGCAAGCCATTATCATTTAAGTATTCCATTACCAATAAACAAATTAGAAATGCGATACCTACACTACTAATAGTCGCTACGATTTTTACCAGTCCGCTTTTTTGCCAACCATCTAACGCAAAAACACCGATGATCGTCCCTAAAAAGACAAAAAGCATACTCGTCATAACTAATGATATTCCTTGTGTCTGTGTGAAGCCTTGCAGAAGGAATATCAGTAAAAAGAGATTGAGACCCACGCTGACCAAAGTGAACACCCCTGCTTTGCCGCCGATGAATAGTAACGCACATATAAATAAACTTGTAAAAAGAAACATCCAACCATCATTCTTTTTGCTCATTATTTGCCATTCATCCCCGATTTTTCTTACGAGATAAAGTTGATCAGGTTGGACTTTCGCGTGTTCGATTTGATTTTCTTGATACGGAACAGCCAGAGTAAGAATCGTTCCTTTCGCTTCTGTATTCATTAATTCCCCTTTGATCACTTGTTGTTCCTCTTCTATCGAAGCTTGCTGGACTTGCATGATTGGTTCTTCATACCAAAATGTCGTGTTTTGGATTGCCCATGCGGCGAGGAAACAACTACAAAGGATCAAACATTTGATCAATAATCGAATTTTATTCTGCATACGCCTTCCTTTCATAGGTTGTGAAAGAAGTGGTCAGCTCCGAGAAATAAGCGGGAAGAACCGAAAATTGTTCTTCAAATTTTTGGGGCTTCCCGCTTATTTCTGAAGGAGCTACTTCTTGAACACCGTTTATCTGGGTTGTGAAAGAAGCGTTTAGCACTAAGGCATAAGGCAAGAAAATTGAAAATGGCTTTTTCATTTTTGATTTTTTTGCCTTATGTCCGAAGTGTTGCTTCTTGAACACCGTTTATCATAGGTTGTAAAAGAAGTAGTCAGCTTCTTGCACACCATTTTTTCAGTTTTAAGGGCACAAGACACTTATGTCCAAGATTCATGAAATTTATAAAATGGTCAACAATGAGCATCAGTCATCACCAAATTACAAATAATCATTCCCTACTTAATGTAAAAGCCAACCTCCAAAAATAGGACTCTATTTTCGGAGGTTGGCTTTTATCTCTCAGAAATCCTGCTCAGCATTTGATAAAAATCAATTGATGCTTTTTATCGTTGATTAGACTCTTCGTTATGGTTTGTGTTCAACTCAGTGATTTTACCTGTGGCTAGATACACGATCCATTCACAGATGTTTGTTACGTAGTCACCGATACGTTCTAAATAACTTGCCACGTTCACATAGTCTGTTCCACTGATCACTGTTTCCGGATTGGATTGCATGTTTTTGATCGTTGCATTGTAGATGCGATTGAACGATTCGTTGACACGATGGTCCATGTTTGCAATCGTACGTGCGTCTTTCTCATCTGTTTTGACATATGCGACTAAGACGTTATCTACCATTTTTTTGACATAATCTGACATATCAGAGATTTCTTTTTCGATTTCAGGAATTCGTGTTTCTCCTTTAAGACGAATCGTTGATTTGGCGATCGATACAGCATGGTCAGCCATACGCTCTAGATCTGAACTTGCTTTCATCACTGTGATGATCGTCCGTAGATCGGTCGTCACTGGTTGTTGTAAAGCAATCATTTCAAAGCTTTTTTTCTCTAAGCGTGTTTCCATATCATTGATCAAAATGTCATTTTCAATCACTTCTTTTGCAAGAACCTTGTCGTGTTTTGTGTAAGAGCGCACTGATTTATGCACGGCATTACTGACCATCATTCCCATTTCGTAAAATTGATTATGAAGGTTCAATAATTCTTCTTCAAATTGTGTTCGTAACATCCTCTTTCCTCCTTATCCGAATCGTCCTGAGATGTAATCTTCGGTTTCTTTTTTCTCTGGATTCATAAATATTTTTTTCGTATTGTTGAATTCAATCAAATTGCCATCTAAAAAGAAGGCTGTTTTATCTGAGATACGTGATGCTTGTGACATATTATGTGTCACGATGATCATTGTGTAGCGTTCTCTTAACTCTAACAACATACTTTCTATTTTACCAGTAGAAACCGGATCTAGGGCACTTGTTGGCTCATCTAGCAAAATAATGTCGGGATTGACTGCCAACACACGGGCGATACAAACACGTTGTTGTTGTCCGCCGGATAAAGACAACGCACTTTTATGCAGTTTATCTTTAACATCTTCCCACACAGATGCTGCTTTCAAACTTTCTTCGACTACTTGGTCTAAAACTTTTTTGTCTTTTTCCCCTTTGATCTTCAATCCATAGATGACATTTTCATAGATGGAAAAAGGGAAAGGATTTGGTTGTTGGAACACCATGCCGATTTCTTTACGTAGGCCAACGATATCCGTTTTAGGACTGTAGATATCTTTGCCTTTATAAACCACACTACCAGTGATCGTCACACCTGGGATCAAATCGTTCATACGGTTCAATGAACGTAAATAAGTTGATTTCCCACAACCAGATGGCCCGATCATCGCCGTGATCTCGCCTTTATTGAAACTTAGATCAATGCCTTTCAAGGCTTCTTTTTCCCCATAATACAGATGAAGATCTTTTGATGAGATAATTTCTTTTGTCATAGCAAGTCCTCCGTCTTAACCAAAATGACCGGACACATAGTCTTCGGTTGCCTGAATCTTTGGTCTAGTAAATATCTTGTTCGTCTTGTCATACTCGATCACATTTCCAAGATAGAAGAAAGCAGTATAATCACTGATACGGGCAGCTTGTTGCATATTGTGCGTTACAATGATGATCGTATAATCTTCTTTTAAATTGACTAATGTTTCTTCTACCGTCCCTGTTGAGATCGGATCTAAGGCACTCGCTGGTTCATCAAGCAACAAGATGTCAGGTTTCATTGCGATCGCACGAGCGATACATAGACGTTGTTGTTGTCCACCTGAAAGTGCCAAGGCACTTTTGTGTAAACTGTCTTTTACTTGATCCCATAACGCTGCTTGCTTCAAACTCGTTTCAACGATTTCATCTAATTTTTGTTTATTTTTCTCACCGTGTTGTTTCAGTGCAAACGTGATATTGTCATAGATCGATTTACTAAATGGGTTCGGACGTTGGAACACCATACCGATTCTTTTACGCATTTCGTAAACGTCGATTTGCGGTGCATTGACATCAACTTCTTTGTACATGATTTTTCCGGTGATCTTCGTATTAGCGATTCCATCATTCATCCGGTTCAACGAACGAAGGTACGTAGATTTCCCACATCCTGATGGTCCGATCAAAGCCGTGATCTTGTTTTTTTCAAATTCAAGATCTACCCCTTTGATGGCTTCGTTATCGCCATACCATACATGCAAATCATCTGTATATAGAGCGACTTCTTTTTCAGTGCCCATTTTGATGATGTTGGTTTCATTCATATTATATTCTTTCATTCTGCTTCTTCTCCTTAAGCTGAAGTCATTTTACGGTGCAGACGTTTTCCGATTGCTCGAGCACCAAAGTTGAATAGTAACACTGCAATGATCAATACCGCAGAAGCTCCTGCTGAAACGGAAACACCATCTGGCATCGTTCCTTCTGTATTGATTTTCCAAATGTGGACAGCTAGTGTTTCAGCTTGTCGGAAGATACCGATCGGGCTGGAAATGCTTAATGGATTCCAGTTGGTAAAATCTAAGGCTGGTGCACTTTGACCAGCTGTATAAATCAAAGCTGCGGC from Enterococcus sp. DIV1094 includes these protein-coding regions:
- the liaX gene encoding daptomycin-sensing surface protein LiaX; this encodes MKERERILELVKKGILSTEEGLDLLESMATEKDEKQIAKEADRVHANHKETDEASRLIDELENGRAERETVEADPKQKEQEDQENLEKILDELATEANKASAHLDEVNAKLFENKIARNEKQETLMQLNTKEELDQLSEEELAQRQQLEQEIKELEEAGDLLSEERIKLEAELKDIRKNQWNEKKDTFSEKFDLPEDWKEQANDTLNQVGEKMTEAGTQLGKFLKKTFQTVSVTVNDNMEWKDVSLRVPGIATTKFEHEFYYSAPQASIIDIKAANGNVTVKTWDSEDVKVEAKIKLYGKMGAEPYEAFAERSQIEVNDEHISFQIPNKRVRADLVFYLPKRTYDHTAIKLLNGNIQVEDLDVKDIYMKSTNGNIVVDQMAATMLEIGGVNGNIDVRNGDILDSIIETVNGTVTFGATPENLAISLVNGDVRLTVREDRLKKIEASSVNGNVKVALPTTIGMDGHAKTSLGSINSRLSDYEVIREKKERTNQMLEFRRLSENEMANIQLSTTTGSIYLKDTDK
- a CDS encoding YibE/F family protein, producing the protein MNVLLLLTLLLVLLIFLVGGKNGLYTILGLFANVLLFFLLLLLYHFRLPVLPSAVGIFLLITCVTLFFVNGYNLKMKAAFVSVVFFLVVFLFVTPLLSELAIQGFTRIELDELTGFDLHVSLDFLALTRAILLISVSGAVLDASVSIASATYEVYLANPVQTYRELVRSSLRIGRKILATTVTTLVFAFMGNCLALILWFIDLELSFGQLINEKTFVLEYVTVMITTSAAILVLPITSVISSFFFTRQEKSS
- a CDS encoding YibE/F family protein is translated as MQNKIRLLIKCLILCSCFLAAWAIQNTTFWYEEPIMQVQQASIEEEQQVIKGELMNTEAKGTILTLAVPYQENQIEHAKVQPDQLYLVRKIGDEWQIMSKKNDGWMFLFTSLFICALLFIGGKAGVFTLVSVGLNLFLLIFLLQGFTQTQGISLVMTSMLFVFLGTIIGVFALDGWQKSGLVKIVATISSVGIAFLICLLVMEYLNDNGLRYEEMSYLTRPYRSVFLASLLVGMTGGVLDTVVTVTTTLDELVSKQPNLTMKRLWQSGQMVGQDVIGSMTNILLFVYISGTIPMLLVYFSNGWPLRDAIELHLSLELLRVISGSLGIVLSIPISLLCYLGHLNYRRASR
- the phoU gene encoding phosphate signaling complex protein PhoU; its protein translation is MLRTQFEEELLNLHNQFYEMGMMVSNAVHKSVRSYTKHDKVLAKEVIENDILINDMETRLEKKSFEMIALQQPVTTDLRTIITVMKASSDLERMADHAVSIAKSTIRLKGETRIPEIEKEISDMSDYVKKMVDNVLVAYVKTDEKDARTIANMDHRVNESFNRIYNATIKNMQSNPETVISGTDYVNVASYLERIGDYVTNICEWIVYLATGKITELNTNHNEESNQR
- the pstB gene encoding phosphate ABC transporter ATP-binding protein PstB, which codes for MTKEIISSKDLHLYYGEKEALKGIDLSFNKGEITAMIGPSGCGKSTYLRSLNRMNDLIPGVTITGSVVYKGKDIYSPKTDIVGLRKEIGMVFQQPNPFPFSIYENVIYGLKIKGEKDKKVLDQVVEESLKAASVWEDVKDKLHKSALSLSGGQQQRVCIARVLAVNPDIILLDEPTSALDPVSTGKIESMLLELRERYTMIIVTHNMSQASRISDKTAFFLDGNLIEFNNTKKIFMNPEKKETEDYISGRFG
- the pstB gene encoding phosphate ABC transporter ATP-binding protein PstB, whose product is MKEYNMNETNIIKMGTEKEVALYTDDLHVWYGDNEAIKGVDLEFEKNKITALIGPSGCGKSTYLRSLNRMNDGIANTKITGKIMYKEVDVNAPQIDVYEMRKRIGMVFQRPNPFSKSIYDNITFALKQHGEKNKQKLDEIVETSLKQAALWDQVKDSLHKSALALSGGQQQRLCIARAIAMKPDILLLDEPASALDPISTGTVEETLVNLKEDYTIIIVTHNMQQAARISDYTAFFYLGNVIEYDKTNKIFTRPKIQATEDYVSGHFG